One Pseudomonadota bacterium genomic window, CGACTCCGTCCCCGTTGTCGTCGGTGATCTCCGCGAGCTCCGGGTACTTGTTCTTCGGATCGGCCCGGTGCTGGGTCCACATTTGGAAGAAGTCCTTCATGAAGAGCTGGTTCAGGCCCGGCTTCCCCGGCTCTTCGAAGCCCACGAAGGCGCCGTGGACCCGGTTCACCGGATAGATCTTGCCCTTGTAGCGGACGAGCGTCGGCCGCGTGACGTCAGTCGGCTTGTCCTTGTGGGTGAACAGATCCAGCTCGCCGTAGTGGTTCCAGAACGCCATCTCCTGGTCGTAGAAGGTCCAGATATGCTTGGGCGGCGGCGAGATCCGCGGTGCGGGGTTGTAGACGTCGCTCGCCTGGACGAGGGCGCTCTTCGCCGCCCGATCCGGGATGTGGCACGTCTGGCAGGCGATCTCCTCCATGTGCAGCGGCGGCAGCCAAGAGTGATCCGCCCGCGGGGCGTTGCGCCAGCCGTCGAGGTGGCAGCTCTCGCAGGAGCGGACCGTGTCGTCGAGGTCGTTGCGCACCCAGCCGGACGGGTCGTCGCCCTTGCCGAACTGGTGCACCTCGCGGCCCCGGATGCGCGGGTCGGCCGCGCGGCTGCCGGCCTCGTGGCAGTCGACGCAGCGCATCCCGGCGACCATGTGGACGTCCGTGCGCGGGGAGTACGATGCGCCGCGCTTCTTCCAGTCGGGCTTGGCGTGGCAGTTCAGGCACGTCTCGTTGCGCGGTTCCGGTACGATGTGGGCGACGACGTTTCCGTCGGGGTCGAACTTGCTCTTGTCGTAGGCGACGGTCGGCTGCTCGCCCGCGCTCACCTTCCCCGCGACCGCGCCGAAGCCCGCGCCGGCGGTCGCGGCCCAGCGGAAGTTGAGATCCGCGAGCGTGCCGTTGCGCTTCTTGTAGTCGTACTCGGGCATGTGGCAGAGCAGGCAGTCCGCCTCGATGACCCCGGTTTCGGACCAGCGCGCCTTGAAGTAGTCGCCGTCGAGGCGGTTGTCGCCGCCGGAGGCGAGCCCCGAGGCGGGGTTGGCCATCCACGCGTCGTAGCGCTTGCCGTCGCGGTCCTTCTCGAGCGGGCCGCCGCCCGGGTGGCAGGCGCCGCAGGTTGCGGTCACGAAGTCGAACGAGGTCATGTCGATTTCGCGCGCGCTCGCGTTCTTCTTCGGCGCGAGCTGGCGGTAGAGCGGCGCCGGCGAGCACCAGTTGCCGCCGTAGTTGCCGGGCGAGGTCACCCAGGCGTAGCGCCCGGCCATGGCGGCCGGCACCTTCTCCCCCTTGCCCTGCGTGAAGTGGAAGCCCTGGGTGATCTTGTCGTAGTCGTGGCAGCCTTCCGCGCCGCAGGTCTTCCTGGGCGAGTACGGCGCCGCGTCGTTTACGCCCTTCACGGGATCGATCACGTTGCCCGCCTCGTCGCGGAGCTGGAACGGCGGGCAGACACCCATGGCGCGACGGGGAGCGTCCTTCGCTACGACCGGAACCCCGGTCATGACGGCCTCTCCGCAACCCAGGACGAACAGGACAGGCAGGATCGCCGCGGCACTCTGAACGACGGCACTCCTTCTCATGGTCTTCCCTCCTCATTGACAACCGCCCGGGGATCGCCCGGCTCGGGCAGTCGATAGTCGGCCGGCAGCAGCCGCTCCATCACGACCCCGATGACGATGAACACCGGCAGGGTGATGAGTGTCCGCGCGAGCGAGAAGCTCCAGCCGAGGAACGCCACCTCGAACGTCAGCATCGGGATCTTCATCGCCGAGAAGGCGCCGAGGTAGATGAAGACGTTCCGCGGCGCGCAGCCCTTGCGCCAGAGGCCGACGGCCACGGGAAATGCCCCGTAGAGCGGCCCGGCCTGCACCGTGGCGAGCAGGACCATCCAGGGGATCGCGGCGAAACCGGCGCGCTTCCCCGCGTGCCGTTCGACAACCGCGCGGGGCACCCAGACCTCGAACAGCCCGACCAGGAGGAACATCGGCGGGAGCACGAGCGCCATCTCGATCAGGAAGTCGAGGAGGCTCTCTCCGGCCCGAACCCCGTACGCGAGCTCGCCGCCGAGGCGGCCGTAGGCCCAGAGGCCCGCGACCGCGGCGACCAGCGCAAAGGGCCAGAACATCGCGACGACGGAAGAGATCTTCCCGCGTTCCCTCACGGCAGCACCCACGCCATGCCGACGGCCACGAGGACCGCCCCGACGAACGCGAGGCCGTTGCGCAGCAAGGAGACCCTCCAGCCGAAGAACTTCGCCTCAATCGGCAGCGTCAGGACGCCGACCATCATGAGCGACGTGATGAACGCCGCGAGCACCGGCGTCGACGCCCCGTTCTCGCGCAGGACCCCGGCGAGCGGGTAGGCGATGAAGCCCGGCACGAGCGCGACGCTGCCGACCCCGAGTGCGGCGCAGAACGGCAGCGGGCCCGAGCCCGACAGCGCACGCTGGAGCATCTCCGGGGTCACGGCCGCCATGAGGAGGCTCACGACCGCGAGCACGCCGAGCAGGAGCGGGACGATGGCCCAGAACGTCTTGAGCCCTCTGATCAAGGATGCACGCGTCTTCCGTCGGTCGGCGACCAACGAGGCGAGCAGCGCCGCACCGGCGGTGATCCACAGCGCGATCACGGCTGGCCTGGTCCTCCCACGCCCTCGGGGGCGTCACCGCGCCGGCAGAGCACGCCGAGGACCATCGAGTCCTCGTGGGCCTCCATGCTCCGCGTCGTCGCGCCTCCCGGAATGAACACCGCGCCCGGCGCGGCCACGAGCGCCTCGTCTCCCTCGGCGACGAACGTGACTCGCCCAGCGACCACGACGAACACCACGTCCTCTTGCATCCGACACGGCGGGATTCGGGCACCGGCGGCGAGCTCGATACGCCGGACCTTCATCTGATCGTGTTCGAGAAGCACCGAGGCAGCGACGCCGCCCGGGATCCCGTGTCCGCCATCCATATCGAGCCGTATCAAGGACTGGTGAACCTCCGTCATTGCAACCCCCTGTACGCGAAGTACACGCCGACCAGGATGATGACGACACCGGCGATACGGCGCAGGACGTCGAGCGCGCGGTTCGCCCGCTTGTTCTCGATGAGCTTCTTCGCCGCACCCATCGACGTGCCGGCGACCAGGATGAGCACGCTGTGGCCGAGCGCGTAGACCAGCAGCAGCGTCCCGCCCCAGGCGACCGATGCGCCCGACCCGGCGAGGTACGTGAGCAGCACGACCAGGATCGGCCCGGCGCACGGCGCGGAGACGATGCCGAACAACAGCCCGAGCAGGAACGCGCCGAGGAAGCCCCGGGTCTTGGGCTGCAACCGCCCGCCGAGGCTCGGTATCGGCACCGTGACCACGCCCATGAGGTGCAGCCCCATGGCGACGCACACCGCGGCGACGATCCAGTTCCAGACGCCCGAGAGGTCGCCGTACATCCTGCCGGCGAGCGCGGCGATCATCCCGAGCGCGGTGAAGGAGACAGCGAGCCCGAGCACGAAGACGAACGAGAACGCGAGCGCGCGCAGCACGCCGGCCCTCTCGTCCTTGCGGCCCGCGACGAAGCCCATCATGAGCGGGATCATCGCGAGCACGCAGGGGTTCGAGGCGGTGAGGACGCCGCCCACGAACACGGCGGCCAGCGCGAGCCACGGGTTCGTGTGGACGTAGTCGCCGACGTTGGCTAGGAAGCTGTCGAGCATGCGGCTCCCCTCAACCGGTCGGTCGCGAGGGCGTGCGCTCGTTCGAGCTCCGCTTCGTCCGCGAGTACCCCGTGCTTCTTCACGAAGCCGTGCTCCGTGAGGTTCAAGTAGACGTGCGGCTTCGCCTGCACGTGCTCGAGGGTCTTGAGGGCGCAGCGGTGCTCACAGCCGTCGAGGACCACCAGGCGCTCGCAGTCCTTGGCCGGCACGACAAAGCCGCTCAGGTGCGCGCCCACCCCCGCGAGGCAGGACATCGTCCCGATGCTCTCCCGGGCGAGGCGCAGCGCCAGGCTGTTCGTGAGCTGGCCGACGTTCGACGAGCCCGAGCAGGCGAAGATGAGCGTCGGGACCCCAGTTGCGCAGCAGCAGTCTTGGCCGTCGCTCATGGCTTGGCCTTCGCGGCGGCGGTCGTGATCCAGGTGACGATCTCCGAGGCCGGCGCGATGCGGCCGCTCGCCTTGACCTCCTCGTCGATGACGAGCGCGGGCGTCATCATGACGCCATACTTCATGATATCGTCTATCTTCTCAACCTTCTCGATCTCAGCGGCCACGCCCGAGGAGGCCACCGCCTTCTCGGCCTCGGCGTACAGCTTCTTGCACTTCGCGCAGCCCGTACCCAGGATCTTCACCTTCATGGCTTCTCTCTTTGCTCGGGGCCATCTTCGGCCCCGCGTTCTCGCTCTTCCCGCTTCTTCCCGCGCCGCGATCTCCAACGCTCGAATACTAGCAGACCGATCCCGATGGCGACCAGCCACGGCAGCGCCCCGCCGAGCTGCTGATCGCACTGGCAGCCCGAGTATGAAGACGAGCGAGAACAGGAAGGCTCGCAGCCCCCCGGGCTTGTCCTCCTTGCGGCCCGCGACGAAGCCCATCATGAGCGGGATCATCGCGAGCACGCAGGGGTTCGAGGCGGTGAGGACGCCGCCCACGAACACGGCGACGAGCGCGAGCCACGGGTTCGTGTGGACGTAGTCGCCGACGTTGGCTAGGAAGCTGTCGAGCATGCGGCTCCCCTCTCACACCGCGGCTAGAGGACTTTGAACAGGTAGACCAGGCAGTAGTACCCGCCCACGAGGATGAACACCGCCGCCGTGATGCGGCGCATCCAGGGCTCGATCTTGGTCAGGGCGTTGAACACCCGCGACACCCGGTTGGTGACGAAGGCGATGATCACCGAGAAGACCACCACCGGCAGCGCCGTGCCGATCCCGTAGAGGCAGGGGAGCAGCACGCTCGACTCGTGCGCCACGGCGAGCGGCACCAGGCTCCCGAAGAACAGCGCCGCCGAGAGCGGGCAGAAGGTCAGCGCGAACACGAGCCCGAGGAGGCCCGCGCCCCAGAGGCCGAGCTTGTCCACGCGGCCCTGCAGCTTGCCCGAGAACCCGCGCCCGCCGCCGGTCCAGGGCCAGGGGATCACGTCCAGCAGCAGCACCCCCACCACGACCAGCACCGGGCCGAGGACCTGGTTCATCCTGCTCTGGAGGAACATGGAGACGGCGGGGACGGACACGAGGCTCTTCACCGCGATGAACGCCACGGCGAAGTAGCTCAGCGTCCGACCGAGCGTGTACAGGAGGCCCGAGAGGAGGACCATGACGGGGCGATCCACGCGCTTGCCGACGTAGGAGATGGCGGCGATGTTCGTCGCCAGCGGGCACGGGCTGACGGACGTCAGGATCCCGAGCCACAGGGCGCTGCCGATCCCCAACCAGATGGACTCCATCACCGCCTCACAGCTTCGCCAGGTACGTGCGGATCATCTTCTCCACGTACTCCTTCAGCGCCGGGGCGTTGTGCGCGTGCTCCCAGACCTTCTCGGCGTTCTCCCACTTGACGGTCTTGCCGCTGGCCTGCGCGGCCACGATCATCGTGCTGAAGGACAGCTGGTACTCGTCGACGAAGTGCTTGTTCGCGTCCTCCTCGAAGTTGACCTCCTCGAAGGAGAGCTTCCCGGCCGTCGTCTCCTCGGCGAACTTCTCGTTGATGGTCTGCTCGATGTTGTCCTGGATCCCCAGGCAGGTCGGGCAGCGGCGGGTGGCGTGGAAGTAGTAGACGATGATCTTGTCAGGCGCCGCGTTCGGATTCGCCGCCGCCTTCGGCGTGTCGGAGGCGGCCTTCTGCACGTCGCCGGTCGCCTTCTGCGCGTCGCCAGCGGCGGCGGCCGGCCTGTTGCAGCCCGTCGCCGCGACCGCCGCGACCAGCGCCAGCATGATGATGGTCTTCGTCCTCGGTAATCCCGTCATGATCATGATCTCCCTCCGTTGAGAGCGCGCGGCTCTCAGGCGTTCTTCTTCTCCGCCGCGGCCGTGAGCATCTTGGCGATGTCGCCGCTGGACAGCACGCGGCCGCTCGTCACGACCTTCTCGTCGATCACGAGCGCCGGCGTCATCATCACGCCGTAGTTCATGATGTCGTCGATGTTCTCGACCTTTTCGAGCTCCACCGGCACCCCCGAAGCGGCGGCCGCCTTCTCGGCCTCGGCGTACAGCTTCTTGCACTTCGCGCAGCCCGTACCCAGGATCTTCACCTTCATGGCTTCTCTCTTTGCTCGGGGCCATCTTCGGCCCCGCGTTCTCGCTCTTCCCGCTTCTTCCCGCGCCGCGATCTCCAACGCTCGAATACTAGCAGACCGATCCCGATGGCGACCAGCCACGGCAGCGCCCCGCCGAGCTGCTGATCGCACTGGCAGGGTGGGGGCGCCTGCTGTTCGCTCGCTCCTTCCATCGACTACTTCTTCTCCGAGCCGAGCCACGCGAGCGCCTCGGCCGCGGTGTCGTTGACCGTGGCCATCTTCATCAGCCTCGCGACCAGAACGGCCTCGACGATCTCGGCGTCGGTCGCGCCGGCCTGCTTCGCCTGCTTGACCCACATGGTCGTGCAGGTCGAGGACTGCAACGACGCCGCCACACCGATGCCGATCAACAGCTTGTACTTGACCGGTACCGCCTGGAGCGCGGGGTTGTCCATGGTCGCCGCCCTGTGGTCCATGTAGGTCTTCGCACCCTCGGGCGAGACGGCGCGAAGAATGTCCATCGGAGTTCCAACGGTCGTGCAGCTCATGGTTTCTCCTGTTTCTCTTTGAGGTGATTAAACACGGCCTTGGCCCGAGAGCGGCCGACGGCCTTCGCGTTCAATTGTTCCAGCGCCGCGACGATCCCCGAGAGCGAGGCTCCGGGAAAGCCGAGGATCGTCTCGTTCACGCCCATGTCGGTCGCCTCGCGGCAGCCGTAGCAGCCGAGCGAGAAGTTCAGTCGCTGCTCGACGTGCGGGATGACGGTCGCGTCCACGCAGGTCGCCTGGAGCACGGCCGTGTCGCCGCGCCGTCGCTGTCCTCCCGCCCGATTGAGATCCGCGAGCGCAAGCCACATGAGCTGCTCGGGCGGCCCCTCGACTACGACGACATCGGGCGTGGCGGGTGACGCCGCGAGGGGGCAAACGGCGATGCCACCGAGACTGCCTGGCGGCAGCCGCGTCATCCCCTCGAACATCGCCTTCCCGGTCGCCGGCTCGCTCACGATGCCGAACCCGACCAGCCCCTTGCCTGTGGCGAGACCCTCGGGCAGGGGCTTGAAGCCGAACGCGGACGCCGCCGCCGGGCAGGCGATGCCCTCAGGGGCCAATCGCTGCGATTCACCGTGCCGCGCTCGCATCAAGAGCTGGCAGTAGCGGTAGCCCGTTACCTCGGCGAAGTCCTCGAACGCGGGGTTGTCGGCGCCGGCCGGCAGCAAGAAGACCGCGACCGGTTCGGTCTCGAGCCCGAGGATCTCCGTCATCCTGCTCGCGGCGACTGACGACGTGATGACCGACATGACACCCTCCATGGCTCCTAGAAGATCGCCCCGTAGATGAGACCCGCGATGGTCGAGAGGACGATCACGAGCCCCACGAACACCACCGTCTTCTTCGTCCCCATCACGCTGCGGATGACGAGCATGTTCGGCAGCGACAGCGCCGGGCCCGCCAGGAGCAGCGCGAGCGCCGGGCCCTTGCCCATGCCCGCCTTGAGCAGCCCCTCCAGGATCGGCACCTCGGTGAGCGTCGCGAAGTACATGAACGCGCCGACCACCGACGCGAACAGGTTGGCGAGCAGCGAGTTCCCGCCGACCGCGGCCGCGATCCACGAGTTCGGGATGAGCCCCTTCTCAGAGCCGCCGGGACCGCCGAGCAGGAGGCCGGCCACGAACACGCCGCCGAGGAGCAGGGGCAGGATCTGCTTGGCGAACGTCCAGCTCGAATCCACCCACATCGACAGCTCGTCCTTCTTGAACCACGCGACGAGGCTGCCTATCAGCATCACCCCGAAGACGCCGGTGACGATCCACTTGGCCGAGTGGATCGCCGCCCAGGCGCCGGTGTCGCCCTCCGCGGGCTTGCCCCAGTTGGCGAACACGAGGATGCCGATCATCGCGAGGAAGTAGAGCCCGTCCTGCCACAGGGCGCGCCCCTTGACCTCGTCCGGGATGACCACGCCGCCGGCCTCCTGCCGGGCCGCCTCCTCCTTGCGGAAGATGAAGTGCATGGCGAGCCCGATGATGATCGCGAACGAGACGGCCCCCACCGCGCGGGCGACGCCGAGCTCGAACCCCAGGATGCGCGCGGTGAGGATGATGGCGAGGACGTTGATCGCGGGGCCCGAGTAGAGGAACGCGATCGCGGGCCCGAGGCCGGCGCCGCGCTTGTGGATGCTGGAGAAAAGCGGCAGCACGGTGCACGAGCACACCGCGAGGATCGTGCCCGACACCGCCGCGACCGGGTAGGAGACGAGCTTGTTCGCCTTCGGCCCCAGGTACTTCATCACCGCGCCCTGGCTCACGAAGACGCTGATGGCGCCGGCGATGAAGAAGGCGGGGACGAGGCAGAGGAGCACGTGCTCCCGCGCGTACCACTTCACGAGCGACAGGCTCTCGTGCAGGGCGGAGGCGACCCGCGGGCTGTCCGCGGGCAGGAACCAGCACGCCGCGAACGCGGCCAGGATCAGGACGAGCTTCCAGCGCTCCTTCATGTCACACCCGCTCCTTCAGGACCTGCGAGGCGCACGAGAAGAAGCTCATGACGCACGGCGTGAGCAGCTCGTAGTACACGACGTTCCCCTCCCGCCTGTCTGCGACGATGCCGTGGGCGCGCAGCACCGCGAGGTGCTTGGACACAGTGGTGCGGTCCGTGCCCACCAGGTCGGTCAGCTCGCCGACGGAGCACTCGCCTCGCGACAGCCGATCGACGATCTTGAGCCGGGACTCGTTGGCGAGCGCCTTGAGCACCCGCGCCTGCCGCTTGAAGATGTCCGTTTCCCGTCGCGCCATGTGCCACCTCCCGATCTCAGGGGATTGTATGTGGCCGAATGGCCACATTGTCAAGTGGCTAACAGCCTGCCCGCGAGCCGTAGTACTTGCGCGGCTTGAGCTGGCAAGCGCAGCCTCCCGCGAGCTCCTCGCGACGATCAATCACGGTCGGCATCCCGTCCTGCTCCCAGGCGATCATCCCACCGTTGAGCGCGGCGACCGACGTGTACCCATTGGCCATGAGGAGCCGGACGGCGTCCCTGCTCTCCAGGCCGACGCAGCACGCGAGGATCAGCGCGCGATCCTTAGGGAGCGAACCGAGCTCGTCCCTGAAGCGCCGGTGCGGCAACAGGATGACGTTGTTCACCTGGAACTCGCGGCCGTTC contains:
- a CDS encoding thioredoxin family protein, coding for MKVKILGTGCAKCKKLYAEAEKAVASSGVAAEIEKVEKIDDIMKYGVMMTPALVIDEEVKASGRIAPASEIVTWITTAAAKAKP
- a CDS encoding putative zinc-binding protein, whose translation is MSDGQDCCCATGVPTLIFACSGSSNVGQLTNSLALRLARESIGTMSCLAGVGAHLSGFVVPAKDCERLVVLDGCEHRCALKTLEHVQAKPHVYLNLTEHGFVKKHGVLADEAELERAHALATDRLRGAACSTAS
- a CDS encoding permease, yielding MKERWKLVLILAAFAACWFLPADSPRVASALHESLSLVKWYAREHVLLCLVPAFFIAGAISVFVSQGAVMKYLGPKANKLVSYPVAAVSGTILAVCSCTVLPLFSSIHKRGAGLGPAIAFLYSGPAINVLAIILTARILGFELGVARAVGAVSFAIIIGLAMHFIFRKEEAARQEAGGVVIPDEVKGRALWQDGLYFLAMIGILVFANWGKPAEGDTGAWAAIHSAKWIVTGVFGVMLIGSLVAWFKKDELSMWVDSSWTFAKQILPLLLGGVFVAGLLLGGPGGSEKGLIPNSWIAAAVGGNSLLANLFASVVGAFMYFATLTEVPILEGLLKAGMGKGPALALLLAGPALSLPNMLVIRSVMGTKKTVVFVGLVIVLSTIAGLIYGAIF
- a CDS encoding permease; protein product: MRERGKISSVVAMFWPFALVAAVAGLWAYGRLGGELAYGVRAGESLLDFLIEMALVLPPMFLLVGLFEVWVPRAVVERHAGKRAGFAAIPWMVLLATVQAGPLYGAFPVAVGLWRKGCAPRNVFIYLGAFSAMKIPMLTFEVAFLGWSFSLARTLITLPVFIVIGVVMERLLPADYRLPEPGDPRAVVNEEGRP
- a CDS encoding aromatic aminobenezylarsenical efflux permease ArsG family transporter, whose product is MESIWLGIGSALWLGILTSVSPCPLATNIAAISYVGKRVDRPVMVLLSGLLYTLGRTLSYFAVAFIAVKSLVSVPAVSMFLQSRMNQVLGPVLVVVGVLLLDVIPWPWTGGGRGFSGKLQGRVDKLGLWGAGLLGLVFALTFCPLSAALFFGSLVPLAVAHESSVLLPCLYGIGTALPVVVFSVIIAFVTNRVSRVFNALTKIEPWMRRITAAVFILVGGYYCLVYLFKVL
- a CDS encoding thioredoxin family protein — encoded protein: MKVKILGTGCAKCKKLYAEAEKAAAASGVPVELEKVENIDDIMNYGVMMTPALVIDEKVVTSGRVLSSGDIAKMLTAAAEKKNA
- a CDS encoding DUF169 domain-containing protein — its product is MSVITSSVAASRMTEILGLETEPVAVFLLPAGADNPAFEDFAEVTGYRYCQLLMRARHGESQRLAPEGIACPAAASAFGFKPLPEGLATGKGLVGFGIVSEPATGKAMFEGMTRLPPGSLGGIAVCPLAASPATPDVVVVEGPPEQLMWLALADLNRAGGQRRRGDTAVLQATCVDATVIPHVEQRLNFSLGCYGCREATDMGVNETILGFPGASLSGIVAALEQLNAKAVGRSRAKAVFNHLKEKQEKP
- a CDS encoding nitrophenyl compound nitroreductase subunit ArsF family protein: MTGLPRTKTIIMLALVAAVAATGCNRPAAAAGDAQKATGDVQKAASDTPKAAANPNAAPDKIIVYYFHATRRCPTCLGIQDNIEQTINEKFAEETTAGKLSFEEVNFEEDANKHFVDEYQLSFSTMIVAAQASGKTVKWENAEKVWEHAHNAPALKEYVEKMIRTYLAKL
- a CDS encoding metalloregulator ArsR/SmtB family transcription factor, which produces MARRETDIFKRQARVLKALANESRLKIVDRLSRGECSVGELTDLVGTDRTTVSKHLAVLRAHGIVADRREGNVVYYELLTPCVMSFFSCASQVLKERV
- a CDS encoding permease — translated: MIALWITAGAALLASLVADRRKTRASLIRGLKTFWAIVPLLLGVLAVVSLLMAAVTPEMLQRALSGSGPLPFCAALGVGSVALVPGFIAYPLAGVLRENGASTPVLAAFITSLMMVGVLTLPIEAKFFGWRVSLLRNGLAFVGAVLVAVGMAWVLP
- a CDS encoding carboxymuconolactone decarboxylase family protein, which translates into the protein MSCTTVGTPMDILRAVSPEGAKTYMDHRAATMDNPALQAVPVKYKLLIGIGVAASLQSSTCTTMWVKQAKQAGATDAEIVEAVLVARLMKMATVNDTAAEALAWLGSEKK
- a CDS encoding rhodanese-like domain-containing protein encodes the protein MENRFFGHGLLINGIVFLSPKDALPFLEAGAILVDLREGLERNGREFQVNNVILLPHRRFRDELGSLPKDRALILACCVGLESRDAVRLLMANGYTSVAALNGGMIAWEQDGMPTVIDRREELAGGCACQLKPRKYYGSRAGC
- a CDS encoding DUF4405 domain-containing protein — translated: MRRSAVVQSAAAILPVLFVLGCGEAVMTGVPVVAKDAPRRAMGVCPPFQLRDEAGNVIDPVKGVNDAAPYSPRKTCGAEGCHDYDKITQGFHFTQGKGEKVPAAMAGRYAWVTSPGNYGGNWCSPAPLYRQLAPKKNASAREIDMTSFDFVTATCGACHPGGGPLEKDRDGKRYDAWMANPASGLASGGDNRLDGDYFKARWSETGVIEADCLLCHMPEYDYKKRNGTLADLNFRWAATAGAGFGAVAGKVSAGEQPTVAYDKSKFDPDGNVVAHIVPEPRNETCLNCHAKPDWKKRGASYSPRTDVHMVAGMRCVDCHEAGSRAADPRIRGREVHQFGKGDDPSGWVRNDLDDTVRSCESCHLDGWRNAPRADHSWLPPLHMEEIACQTCHIPDRAAKSALVQASDVYNPAPRISPPPKHIWTFYDQEMAFWNHYGELDLFTHKDKPTDVTRPTLVRYKGKIYPVNRVHGAFVGFEEPGKPGLNQLFMKDFFQMWTQHRADPKNKYPELAEITDDNGDGVVEVNRPAEINALLAASRGHLAATGFPLEGRRLVWVANSKAYYSATESRELPREEWEATAYASVYKFSHDVAPAKAALGSGGCGDCHSAGSPFFFGAVLDTPFGPDGKPVWIPQARILGYDGSPPRYTGLAGSVAAFFKWLTIVVMALLVGHILLDAAARFRTRRSGAKRAPTVWVERFNNHFRAQHLLLLLSVAALFLSGLFLFGTRYPGAHWAAVLTGALGGLDFWRVLHRLAGALLIAAAGYHILYSLIHAEGRRDFRLMLPVAEDFRHLGQNLRYFFGRSDAPPRFGRFTYFEKFDYWAVFWGCLIMIGTGLVMWFNGIVRAVFPGITPEMLDAFKEAHAHEALLAFAAIVIWHMYNSHLRSGRFPGNLLWMHGRMSREEMECEHPAELTAQGEQE
- a CDS encoding cytochrome c biogenesis protein CcdA, giving the protein MLDSFLANVGDYVHTNPWLALAAVFVGGVLTASNPCVLAMIPLMMGFVAGRKDERAGVLRALAFSFVFVLGLAVSFTALGMIAALAGRMYGDLSGVWNWIVAAVCVAMGLHLMGVVTVPIPSLGGRLQPKTRGFLGAFLLGLLFGIVSAPCAGPILVVLLTYLAGSGASVAWGGTLLLVYALGHSVLILVAGTSMGAAKKLIENKRANRALDVLRRIAGVVIILVGVYFAYRGLQ